The genome window gggaatggtacggttcgtaacgcaactctcgcgcattattcactctttcttccattgacgCCTGTGGATGCTCCTCTTGAACGGCTTCTGGCACATAATTCTGGCATATCGCTTTTCCTTCGTCTTctaaaatcatgttgtgcatgattatacaagcgtacatagcatctctcattttttgcttgctccatgcacgacaaggatttctcaaatattgccagcgttgtttaagaaccccaaagcatctctcaatgtcttttcgtgaagactcttgaacctttttaaagtatgctcttttttcatcaataggatcactatacgtcttcacgaaaatcgaatacctaggataaattccgtcgctcaaataatatccatgagggtagtagtttccatttgcgtaaaacgacgcttttggagctttgccagaaatccactcctctaacaacggcgattgttcaaaaacattgatatcattgcatgacccgaccaccccaaagtaagccgaccaaacccaaaggtcctgtGAAGCAACCGCCTGAAGAATAATAGTGGGGCCTTTTTGGTCACCACGTGTGTGTTGGCCTCGCCATGCAGTCGGGCAATTATCCCAACGCCAATGCATGCAATCTATGCTCCCGATCATACCAGGCAAACCATGCTCGGGATTATGTACCTCGTAGATCTTTTGAAGGTCCTCCCATGTAGGCGTTCTAAGATAACGCGCACCGTACACATCAATTATACCTTTATAAAATAATATAGACAAACAtaagattcaaaaaaaaaattctaagcatactcgtcgtttaaaaaaaataaaagtaaagtataAGAATTGTACCGCGACAAAAATGTTCCAAGCTGTCTCGTGTTATTTTCTCCGCCATTTTtagatactcgtcgttgatgtcggtagtgttaccataagcaaggattcgtaatgccgacgtacacttttggataccggtaaatccaagtgcccctctcgcatccggtttttgtttaaaataatcgtaGTTGCCTTCCAAGTCGTCGACTATGCGTAGAAACAACCGCTTACTCATTCGGAAACGACGCCTaaaaatttcgtttgaaaatgtcGGCGCCTCgtcaaaatagtctttcatcaaacgatcgtgtgccgcgcgtcggtctcgttcaacatagcctcttttatttttttctgcTTGGGGCCGACAAGAATGGTTGACATATCTCACCGCTAGTTGACAAGCACTtgtaaccgcctcttgctcaagCTCCTCATCGGTCGAACCATCGTCATCCGCAAAATACTCGTTGTAGTAAAAATTTACCATGGATGAAGAACTAGGAGAATCCATcaagttttttttaaaaatggTTGGATTTTTTAGAGAGGTTTTGAGATTGTTTTTGTTGAAAATGAATGAGTTTtggttgtttatatatatatatatatatatatatatatacatatatatatatatagggtagggatcctataacctactacttctcacatgatccttatcctatatatatataataggtttaaaaaaaattaaatcaacTAGCCGTTGATTGGTTGGTTGAACATTGAGCGAGCGTTTTAATTTAAACGCCGGGggaattttttttcgaaaatcacGCCCTATAACGCCTACCGTAATGGTAGGCGGGGCGTTATAGGGCGTTATAAagcaaaatttaaaaaaaacgccccactacgggcggTCTTAAGGAAATCGACATTGAATACACAACCATTAGCTCTGGCAGGTTTCTTCGTTGTTTGTTTCCTTGTAAAGCCTTGACCTTGTCTGTAAGCATAGATAATTGTGTGCCATCAGCCATGGAGGCTAATGTAAAATGAAAGCACCAATGTACTGTGTGCTAGATTGAATGCAACAATAATATGTTGAAAGAGGGATATAAATTTTACTCAGAGCAAAGGTGGGAGAAGAATCACAAGGCTAATAAGAGATGGGAAAGAAGCCATAACAAGATTCAACAAATTCTCATAACACACACTATTACAAATTTTATGTATGACTAATGACATGTCTATTAAACATAGAGAATTACATTAGCTGGCAAAAGAAGAGAACTCAGATTCTAAAAAACTGAAAGTAGTGCGGcaaattaaaaaatattaaaaaaaagtcattttaattgatgataaaaaaaaattagagaaATACTACATGAATtagggaaatatgtaattaattGATGATATTAGataggggaaatatgtaaatattcatttaatagttcattaagggtaaaatagtcattttaagagtaattttaaagaaaaggggaaatatgtaatatgtatGGGTTATGAAGtggaaatatgtaattgtttttttttttttttttttttgtttgaggaaatacgtaataagccagcttaggagggggaaatatgtaaaaaaccCTTTCTTAATTCTGTATACGCGTCACATCACTCGTTTTTCCCTTTTAACTCTACCTCATCCTAAGAAAATGGTTTAACTTGTTAACTCTACCTCACCTaccatttttttaattatttcaatagttaaattaaatacaaaataaataataataataataataataataataataataataataataataataataataataatgctatgtGATGTGGTCATGACCCGAATGACCATCATCTCCCTCCATGTCAGTACGGTGTAATCTCTCACCTTCATCCACCTACCTAATTCACTACCCTATATGGTGTGGACCACAACCCACACTATCATCCCCTATCTTCCTCCACCAATCAAAATCCCCTAAATAATTGGAAGAGTAACATGGTGGCCATGTATCAAACCATGCGAACCATCATGGTTTGGGAAGAGGGGTGGTGTATCACAAGAACCTTGTCCCTCATGGCAATTCATAATCCATTGTCGACCACCCCCATACCCTATAGCCTAATAATACCATTTCATTAATCTCATAGCTAAAATAAATATtgataataaataatattaatttcttttttttttttgtctaattAAATTGTTAACTAAGGAAGGTGGTAACACCCCTTAATATTGGGAGGAAGTTGTTTGAAAAATGTGTTAACTTGTCATGTCATCTTTTAATATCAACGTAGTTAGAATACACCCAAAAGCCTAATTGAGTTGGTTACGCTTAGCTTTAAATCTCTGTGTTTAGCTAAAATTTGAACTTGAGTTCCGCTAGTTTTCAACTCAAACCAGCTCGTTATTTAGAGGGCTTAATATCCAAAATAGTAGACTTTTTCGAGCCACTAACTATGTAAACGATCCAAAATTCAAATGAATATATGGAGACATAATAAGTTGTAAAGGGTGTATCAAAATTCTaggtgtttggtgttgcgttttcaaaatagattatgcgttctcaaaatagattttgcgttttcaaaattgcgttttgaaaaagcatgtaggtacatgcttctccaaaactgcgttttagAGGCAGATATTCACTTTTTCATctaaacacttttttagattatttatgttttacaaacgcaataatcaaataattacttcaaaacgtaatcccaaacaccaACCAAGATTATATTTCGGCTTGTGCACTTCAAGATGCATAAGAAGTTAAACCTCCATCAAACTCAGGTAATTCGATATCTGGAAAAGCTCGTTAACTTGCAAACAAAAGGTCATAGTACTTTTTTTAGTTTATCATATAAACTATAAAGCCTTGGGCAAACCCTTTCTTTTACCGGCAATCGTGCCATAAGATTATCTACATGTGTTTTTAGGAGTTCTTAGCTGCCACATCATACCTTTACAAATCATTAAAAACCATCATTTTATCTTCAACCAtacaaatattattatttttcttaATTTCCACCTCATAGTATACCCCTACagaaaatattaaaacaaaactttttttttacttttggtCCACCCCATACGGAAAAACCATGCCCTTGTAGAAGGGCTTGGTTGCTACAGGCATCTATGGACAAAATTTCGCAATGGTAAGAGCTAGTAAGGATTTTGAAGGGCACGACTTTAACAGGCGCGTTAGAGGTGGCGTAACAAGGTGTACCTTTTGCCTTATCACTTGTACAGCACACATTAATGGTTGTACCTTAACATATGGTGATTCAACCTCTGAGCTTACACATTAATTCCGCTGTATTACCAAATAAAGGAACAGGGTTGTACATGGTGATTCAACAGAGCTGACCAGTTACCTCTATAATTCCATAAATTATACACATACATCCAGATTTACATACACTAACTATAAGCATACAAATACATGATACATCATCTATATATGTTGACTCATTAAAACTAtacaatatatacacacacatcgTACTAGTGTCAACAACTCAAAGAAAACAAAAGGTAAAATGATCTATCAATTGCGAACTGGAGTGATAAACTATGAACGAACGATGAAGATGGAAGTCTAGAACGAATGATGGAAGTCTGGAACAAGTCATGAACGATGGAGTGATGAAGTAGGTTTTGAGTTTTGATTGATTGAGATGGAGTATTGAAAGTTGCTACTCGCTAGGTTAGAACTGTGGAGTAAACATCGAGATGGGTTGATAAAAAGTAAAAATCCAAACCCAAAAACTAACATGGGCCGGTACCGGTATAGTGGTTCAAAcaggtataccggattttaccgttGGTACAAAGTCGATGTCGTTTGCCCTATTTACAAGGTTGTTTCGTACCATATTTGCATCCGGCACCGGTAAGTAATACTGGTGTAcaggtttttaaaacattggttccTCACCCTCAATCATGCTATAGTCACTTGTATCTTAGGCATTAGAACTTGTACAACATGCTATCATGGTTGTACCACAACATGGGTATGGTGATTTAAGGTCTTTTTTAACAGTCTTTTTTGCACTATAATCAGAAGTAGATGGATCAGCTAAAATTCAAAATGGTGGAAGAGGGTCTTCAGGGGTTGTACAGTACAAGTGGTGGATCAAGATAGCATTGTTCACAGTGTTTGTACTTTCAGGCGGGTCAGTTGGAATAATGTTGGGAAGACTTTACTTTAACAGAGGAGGAAATAGTAAATGGATGGCAACACTTGTTCAAACTGTTGGCTTCCCAATCATGTTCCCTTTAATCTTAATGTATTTACCTTCAAAAACACCCTCAACACAACAACAAATTACCAAAGAACCTTCTTGGATTACCCTTTTGATGCTCTATACGTTTCTTGGTGCATTCTTGGCTGCAGACTGCATGTTATACACCTACGGATTGAATTTTCTGCCGGTTTCGACGTACACGTTGATCTGCGCAAGTCAGCTCGCATTCAACGCgttattttcttactttttaaaCGGGCAGAAGCTCACTCCATTCATTGCCAATTCACTCGTTCTTCTTAGCTTTTCGTCTACATTACTTGTGTTCCAGGGTGATGATTCTGAACAAACCGCGAAAATTTCGAGAACCAAGTACATCATTGGGTTTGTATGCACAGTTGCTGCTTCTGCAGGTATGTATTTTAGAACCTTCACAGATCAGGAGTTGTATATTTTATTGTGtagtttgtttgatttttaaaagtcaaatcttgaCTTTGCAGGATATGGATTAATGTTATCTATAACTCAACTCGCTTTCAAAAAGATTCTGAAATCACAAAGCTACAAAGTCGTATTCGATATGATCGTCTATCAAAACTTGATAGCAAGTGTTGCAATTGTGGTGGGACTGTTTGCTAGCGGCGAGTGGAAGGATATAAAAGGAGAAATGGAAGGTTACGAGTCTGGCAAAGTTTCATACATAATGAATTTAGTATGGACAGCGGTTGCATGGCAGATTTTCACGATCGGTTACGTAGGTTTGATATTTGAGGTTTCAGCGTTGTTTTCAAATGTGATTAGTACTTTAGGGATCCCAATTGTGCCAGTTTTGGCAGTAGTGTTTTTCCATGACAAGATGAATGGAGTGAAGGTTATTTCAATGTTGTTGGCCATATGGGGGTTCGCTTCATATATCTATCAACATTATCTCGATGATGTTAAGGAAAAAGCTGAGGCTAGAATTGCAAATCGCCAAGTCGATCTTACAGAAATATGAATCAGACGGTATGGTTTATCTTTGGGGATTATCATCAAGTAGGTAACAAACACCACCGCTAGATTTAAAACCATGTACTCCCGAACAACTGTTTATCTAAATATGTCAAACAAGTTAGGAGGCTGTAATGTTATGTAATTAAGTTGTAAACAAGTTAAAGGGGTCTGTAAACAGGTTCACAGGTTATAATGGAATTGTTtacttttttaacatttttaaatggGACGAGCCGAATTGTTTACTTTTACTACAGCCTAAGCACAACCTGTTTGGTAAACAGTGAATGCagatatataaaaaaacatgtcTAAAAGAATAAAAAGGTTTCAGAAACTCCATTGCACTATAAACCAGTGCCAGCCAAAAGAAAGGGTTAGACAAACTTCACATATAAAGTTCATAACATCATATTGCAGCTTGCATCAACATGCTTTGTAGTGGGATTCGTCAATTGTTGAGTATATCACGCCTTCCTCTTCCAGTGTTTTTATGGATTCCCTGCATTAGAGAGAACAAGAATGAAAGTGAAAAAACACATTTGCACACACACAGCAAACATAGAGATAAAGAGTTATGGAAGTACATGATCTTGTCAAAAGGAAGTTTCAGCTTCTGTGACAGTTCATCTGTATTTATGCCCTTTTCATTAGCACTGCAAAAGCAAAGATTAGATAACATAATAGTTATAGGTAGATGTATGCAATCATGACCCTTGACCCATTGCTTAAAACAATGAGGTGAAATATAGGTagttgctattcaaaaaggggtagcggcgcagcttgttgcccatTTACCTTCTATCtcgatgtatttttttatttattcgaTATAAATATTATAGTAAgtttaatatacatatatatgtatatatatagaaggatccgttaggaaccaccctttattgcgagaaacacgagaaccaatgtgaacacaaccaaaaatatctaaaaaaacactattttttaatattttttataaaaaagcgCTACTTTTCGTCatcaaaaaaaagttattttttatatttattttatttttttacgaCAAAAAGTAGTgacttttttataaaaaatattaaaagaaaatgtgtgttttttagatttttttaggttttgtgaggtttagctttatagtttagttttt of Helianthus annuus cultivar XRQ/B chromosome 1, HanXRQr2.0-SUNRISE, whole genome shotgun sequence contains these proteins:
- the LOC110876379 gene encoding probable purine permease 10 isoform X2 translates to MKEAQEEATEVDGSAKIQNGGRGSSGVVQYKWWIKIALFTVFVLSGGSVGIMLGRLYFNRGGNSKWMATLVQTVGFPIMFPLILMYLPSKTPSTQQQITKEPSWITLLMLYTFLGAFLAADCMLYTYGLNFLPVSTYTLICASQLAFNALFSYFLNGQKLTPFIANSLVLLSFSSTLLVFQGDDSEQTAKISRTKYIIGFVCTVAASAGYGLMLSITQLAFKKILKSQSYKVVFDMIVYQNLIASVAIVVGLFASGEWKDIKGEMEGYESGKVSYIMNLVWTAVAWQIFTIGYVGLIFEVSALFSNVISTLGIPIVPVLAVVFFHDKMNGVKVISMLLAIWGFASYIYQHYLDDVKEKAEARIANRQVDLTEI
- the LOC110876379 gene encoding probable purine permease 10 isoform X1 — translated: MKEAHEEVINTIEVDGSAKIQNGGRGSSGVVQYKWWIKIALFTVFVLSGGSVGIMLGRLYFNRGGNSKWMATLVQTVGFPIMFPLILMYLPSKTPSTQQQITKEPSWITLLMLYTFLGAFLAADCMLYTYGLNFLPVSTYTLICASQLAFNALFSYFLNGQKLTPFIANSLVLLSFSSTLLVFQGDDSEQTAKISRTKYIIGFVCTVAASAGYGLMLSITQLAFKKILKSQSYKVVFDMIVYQNLIASVAIVVGLFASGEWKDIKGEMEGYESGKVSYIMNLVWTAVAWQIFTIGYVGLIFEVSALFSNVISTLGIPIVPVLAVVFFHDKMNGVKVISMLLAIWGFASYIYQHYLDDVKEKAEARIANRQVDLTEI